In the genome of Ctenopharyngodon idella isolate HZGC_01 chromosome 19, HZGC01, whole genome shotgun sequence, one region contains:
- the fam49al gene encoding CYFIP-related Rac1 interactor A isoform X2, which translates to MGNLIKVLGKDLENCPHFFLDFENAQPTEAETAVWNQVSAVLEEAHGILAELQSYNGAGQEIREAIQNPNDLQLQEKAWNAVCPLVAKLKRFYEFSLRLENALRSLLEALTSPPYAPMQHLEREQALAKQFAEILHFTLSFDELKMTNPAIQNDFSYYRRTISRNRLNNQQLEAENEVNNEMANRMSLFYAEATPMLKTLSNATTKFVSENKTLPIEDTTDCLSTMACVCRVMLETPEYRCRFTNTDTMLFCMRVMVGVIILYDHVHPVGAFAKTSKIDMKGCIKVLKEQPSNSVEGLLNALRYTTRHLNDDSTSKQIRALLQ; encoded by the exons ATGGGGAACCTCATTAAAGTCCTTGGCAAGGATTTAGAGAACTGTCCTCATTTTTTCCTGGATTTTGAAA ATGCTCAGCCCACAGAGGCCGAGACAGCCGTGTGGAACCAGGTTAGTGCCGTGCTGGAAGAGGCCCATGGGATACTGGCGGAGTTACAGTCTTACAATGGAGCAGGACAGGAAATAAGAGAG GCGATTCAGAACCCCAATGACCTCCAGTTGCAGGAGAAAGCCTGGAATGCAGTCTGCCCTCTAGTGGCCAAGCTCAAGAGATTCTATGAATTTTCTCTCAGGCTAG AGAATGCCCTGCGCAGTCTATTGGAGGCCCTAACCAGCCCACCCTATGCTCCCATGCAGCATCTGGAGAGAGAGCAGGCCCTCgccaaacagtttgctgaaatCCTGCACTTCACTCTCAGCTTTGATGAGCTTAAG ATGACAAATCCAGCCATACAGAATGACTTTAGCTACTATAGGAGGACCATCAGCAGGAATCGTCTGAACAACCAGCAG TTAGAAGCTGAGAATGAAGTAAATAATGAAATGGCCAATCGGATGTCGCTCTTCTACGCTGAAGCCACACCCATGCTCAAAACCCTGAGCAATGCCACAACTAAGTTTGTGTCGGAG AATAAGACTTTGCCAATTGAGGACACCACAGATTGCCTGAGCACTATGGCCTGCGTGTGCCGTGTCATGCTAGAGACTCC GGAGTACCGGTGCCGTTTCACTAACACAGACACCATGCTGTTCTGCATGCGTGTGATGGTGGGCGTCATCATCCTTTATGACCATGTTCATCCAGTGGGTGCCTTTGCCAAGACCTCCAAGATTGAT ATGAAGGGCTGCATCAAGGTGTTGAAAGAGCAGCCTTCAAACAGCGTGGAGGGTCTGTTGAATGCACTGAG GTATACAACAAGACatttaaatgatgacagcacCTCTAAACAAATCAGGGCTCTGCTTCAATGA
- the fam49al gene encoding CYFIP-related Rac1 interactor A isoform X3 has protein sequence MQHLEREQALAKQFAEILHFTLSFDELKMTNPAIQNDFSYYRRTISRNRLNNQQLEAENEVNNEMANRMSLFYAEATPMLKTLSNATTKFVSENKTLPIEDTTDCLSTMACVCRVMLETPEYRCRFTNTDTMLFCMRVMVGVIILYDHVHPVGAFAKTSKIDMKGCIKVLKEQPSNSVEGLLNALRYTTRHLNDDSTSKQIRALLQ, from the exons ATGCAGCATCTGGAGAGAGAGCAGGCCCTCgccaaacagtttgctgaaatCCTGCACTTCACTCTCAGCTTTGATGAGCTTAAG ATGACAAATCCAGCCATACAGAATGACTTTAGCTACTATAGGAGGACCATCAGCAGGAATCGTCTGAACAACCAGCAG TTAGAAGCTGAGAATGAAGTAAATAATGAAATGGCCAATCGGATGTCGCTCTTCTACGCTGAAGCCACACCCATGCTCAAAACCCTGAGCAATGCCACAACTAAGTTTGTGTCGGAG AATAAGACTTTGCCAATTGAGGACACCACAGATTGCCTGAGCACTATGGCCTGCGTGTGCCGTGTCATGCTAGAGACTCC GGAGTACCGGTGCCGTTTCACTAACACAGACACCATGCTGTTCTGCATGCGTGTGATGGTGGGCGTCATCATCCTTTATGACCATGTTCATCCAGTGGGTGCCTTTGCCAAGACCTCCAAGATTGAT ATGAAGGGCTGCATCAAGGTGTTGAAAGAGCAGCCTTCAAACAGCGTGGAGGGTCTGTTGAATGCACTGAG GTATACAACAAGACatttaaatgatgacagcacCTCTAAACAAATCAGGGCTCTGCTTCAATGA
- the fam49al gene encoding CYFIP-related Rac1 interactor A isoform X1, translating into MGNLLKLLACTELEHGPIVFLDFEHAQPTEAETAVWNQVSAVLEEAHGILAELQSYNGAGQEIREAIQNPNDLQLQEKAWNAVCPLVAKLKRFYEFSLRLENALRSLLEALTSPPYAPMQHLEREQALAKQFAEILHFTLSFDELKMTNPAIQNDFSYYRRTISRNRLNNQQLEAENEVNNEMANRMSLFYAEATPMLKTLSNATTKFVSENKTLPIEDTTDCLSTMACVCRVMLETPEYRCRFTNTDTMLFCMRVMVGVIILYDHVHPVGAFAKTSKIDMKGCIKVLKEQPSNSVEGLLNALRYTTRHLNDDSTSKQIRALLQ; encoded by the exons ATGGGAAATCTCCTGAAACTGCTGGCTTGCACCGAACTTGAGCATGGCCCAATAGTTTTCCTTGACTTTGAAC ATGCTCAGCCCACAGAGGCCGAGACAGCCGTGTGGAACCAGGTTAGTGCCGTGCTGGAAGAGGCCCATGGGATACTGGCGGAGTTACAGTCTTACAATGGAGCAGGACAGGAAATAAGAGAG GCGATTCAGAACCCCAATGACCTCCAGTTGCAGGAGAAAGCCTGGAATGCAGTCTGCCCTCTAGTGGCCAAGCTCAAGAGATTCTATGAATTTTCTCTCAGGCTAG AGAATGCCCTGCGCAGTCTATTGGAGGCCCTAACCAGCCCACCCTATGCTCCCATGCAGCATCTGGAGAGAGAGCAGGCCCTCgccaaacagtttgctgaaatCCTGCACTTCACTCTCAGCTTTGATGAGCTTAAG ATGACAAATCCAGCCATACAGAATGACTTTAGCTACTATAGGAGGACCATCAGCAGGAATCGTCTGAACAACCAGCAG TTAGAAGCTGAGAATGAAGTAAATAATGAAATGGCCAATCGGATGTCGCTCTTCTACGCTGAAGCCACACCCATGCTCAAAACCCTGAGCAATGCCACAACTAAGTTTGTGTCGGAG AATAAGACTTTGCCAATTGAGGACACCACAGATTGCCTGAGCACTATGGCCTGCGTGTGCCGTGTCATGCTAGAGACTCC GGAGTACCGGTGCCGTTTCACTAACACAGACACCATGCTGTTCTGCATGCGTGTGATGGTGGGCGTCATCATCCTTTATGACCATGTTCATCCAGTGGGTGCCTTTGCCAAGACCTCCAAGATTGAT ATGAAGGGCTGCATCAAGGTGTTGAAAGAGCAGCCTTCAAACAGCGTGGAGGGTCTGTTGAATGCACTGAG GTATACAACAAGACatttaaatgatgacagcacCTCTAAACAAATCAGGGCTCTGCTTCAATGA